Proteins encoded in a region of the Pseudomonas viciae genome:
- a CDS encoding fatty acid cis/trans isomerase — protein sequence MPYRVFFGSLLLLLSFTAVAKDSAPALSYTRDIQPIFTQKCVACHACYDSACQLNLGSGEGAARGATKLSVYDGERRQAADPTRLFYDASGPQAWQRKGFYSVLDAQGSQAALMARMLELGHRTPLQPNAKLPEEIVLGLNRENSCAMPGQFDEYAAAHPKEGMPLAVTGLTDQQYQTLQRWLAAGAPIDQQALAPSAAEALQVVQWENLLNAPGARESLVGRWLFEHWFLAHIYFKDGESGHFFQWVRSRTPTGQPIDLINTRRPNDDPGTRVYYRLWPVQGVIVHKTHITYGLSAAKMARIKSLFYSGKWQVTALPGYGPERRANPFSTFEAIPAQARYQFMLDNAEYFVRTFIRGPVCRGQIATDVIRDNFWALFQAPEHDLYITDPNYRGQATPLLAMPGQNDDVGSVLSLWLDYRDKRNEYEALRRDNYAEVPAPSWSTLWAGNDNALLSIFRNFDSASVTKGLIGEVPQTMWLFDFPLLERTYYQLAVNFDVFGNVSHQAQTRLYFDLIRNGAEQNFLRLMPADSREGYLDDWYQAGGKFKMWLDYESIDDDKPTALKLDEHDPKRDFAQQLLARYGELNARPDPINRCEGAYCSRPNIDPTLQNAEQALSRLVSRPAAGLSVINQLPEATMLRIETASGQREVYSLLRNRAHSNVAFLLGEELRYQPGLDTLTVYPGLLSSYPNFIFNIPAEQVPAFVDAMERASDAQAFERIVERWGIRRSHPQFWEYFHDLSQYIRETEPLEAGVLDMNRYQNL from the coding sequence ATGCCGTATCGCGTTTTCTTCGGCAGTCTGTTGCTGCTGTTGTCTTTTACCGCAGTGGCAAAGGATTCCGCTCCAGCGCTTTCCTACACCCGTGACATCCAGCCGATCTTCACGCAAAAGTGCGTGGCTTGCCATGCGTGCTACGACTCCGCCTGCCAGTTGAACCTGGGCAGTGGCGAAGGCGCGGCCCGCGGCGCGACCAAGCTATCGGTATACGACGGCGAGCGCCGCCAGGCCGCCGACCCGACCCGTTTGTTCTATGACGCCTCTGGCCCGCAGGCCTGGCAGCGCAAGGGTTTCTATTCGGTGCTCGACGCCCAGGGCAGCCAGGCCGCGCTAATGGCACGGATGCTGGAACTGGGGCATCGCACGCCGTTGCAGCCTAACGCCAAGCTGCCGGAGGAAATCGTGCTGGGCCTGAACCGTGAGAACAGTTGCGCGATGCCCGGGCAATTCGACGAATACGCCGCCGCGCACCCCAAGGAAGGTATGCCCCTGGCCGTTACCGGCCTGACCGACCAGCAATACCAGACGTTGCAGCGCTGGCTGGCGGCTGGCGCACCCATCGATCAGCAGGCCCTGGCGCCGAGTGCCGCCGAAGCCTTGCAGGTGGTGCAGTGGGAGAATCTGCTTAATGCCCCAGGTGCCCGGGAAAGCCTGGTGGGCCGCTGGTTGTTTGAGCACTGGTTTCTGGCACACATCTATTTCAAGGATGGCGAGTCGGGGCATTTCTTCCAGTGGGTGCGTTCGCGCACGCCCACCGGTCAGCCCATCGACCTGATCAACACCCGTCGCCCGAACGACGACCCTGGCACCCGGGTGTATTACCGGCTCTGGCCGGTGCAAGGGGTGATCGTGCACAAGACCCACATCACCTATGGCTTGAGCGCGGCGAAAATGGCGCGGATCAAGAGTCTGTTCTACAGCGGCAAATGGCAGGTCACGGCATTGCCGGGCTATGGGCCGGAACGCCGGGCCAACCCGTTTTCCACCTTCGAAGCGATCCCCGCCCAGGCCCGCTATCAGTTCATGCTCGATAACGCCGAGTATTTTGTGCGCACGTTCATCCGCGGCCCGGTATGTCGGGGCCAGATCGCCACCGACGTGATCCGCGATAATTTCTGGGCGCTGTTCCAGGCCCCCGAACATGACCTGTACATCACTGACCCGAACTACCGCGGCCAGGCCACGCCGTTGCTGGCGATGCCGGGGCAGAACGACGATGTGGGCAGTGTCCTCAGTCTCTGGCTCGACTACCGGGACAAACGTAACGAATATGAAGCCTTGCGCCGCGACAATTACGCCGAGGTACCCGCGCCGAGCTGGTCGACGCTGTGGGCCGGCAACGACAATGCGTTGCTGAGTATTTTTCGCAACTTCGACAGTGCTTCGGTCACCAAGGGCTTGATCGGCGAAGTGCCGCAGACGATGTGGTTGTTCGACTTTCCGTTGCTGGAGCGCACCTATTACCAGTTGGCGGTGAATTTCGACGTGTTCGGCAACGTCTCCCATCAGGCCCAGACCCGGCTGTACTTCGACTTGATACGCAATGGCGCGGAGCAGAATTTCCTGCGCCTGATGCCGGCTGACTCCCGGGAAGGTTATCTCGACGATTGGTATCAGGCCGGTGGCAAATTCAAGATGTGGCTCGATTACGAGTCCATCGACGATGACAAGCCGACCGCGCTCAAGCTGGACGAACACGACCCCAAGCGCGATTTCGCCCAGCAATTGCTGGCCCGTTATGGCGAACTGAACGCGCGCCCCGATCCAATCAACCGCTGTGAAGGGGCTTACTGTTCACGGCCCAATATCGACCCGACCTTGCAGAACGCCGAACAGGCTCTCAGTCGGCTGGTGTCGCGCCCGGCGGCGGGGCTCAGCGTGATCAATCAGTTGCCCGAAGCGACCATGCTGCGAATCGAAACCGCCAGCGGTCAGCGTGAGGTCTACAGCCTGCTGCGCAACCGGGCCCACAGTAACGTGGCGTTTCTGTTGGGGGAGGAACTGCGCTACCAGCCGGGGCTCGATACGTTGACGGTGTACCCGGGCTTGCTCAGTAGCTACCCGAACTTCATCTTCAACATCCCGGCCGAGCAAGTGCCAGCGTTTGTCGATGCAATGGAGCGTGCCTCGGATGCCCAGGCTTTCGAGCGGATCGTCGAGCGCTGGGGGATTCGTCGCAGCCACCCGCAGTTCTGGGAATACTTCCACGACTTGAGCCAGTACATCCGCGAGACCGAGCCCCTGGAGGCCGGTGTGCTGGACATGAATCGCTACCAGAACCTCTGA
- the nfuA gene encoding Fe-S biogenesis protein NfuA, protein MTAITITDAAHDYLADLLSKQNTPGIGIRVFITQPGTQYAETCIAYCKPGEEKPEDTALGLKSFTAYIDSFSEAFLDDAVVDYATDRMGGQLTIKAPNAKVPMVNADSPVNERINYYLQTEINPGLASHGGQVSLIDVVEDGIAVLQFGGGCQGCGQADVTLREGIERTLLERIPELKGVRDVTDHTQKENAYY, encoded by the coding sequence ATGACCGCTATTACGATTACCGACGCCGCCCACGATTACCTGGCTGATCTGCTGTCCAAGCAGAACACCCCGGGTATCGGGATCCGCGTCTTCATCACCCAGCCCGGCACCCAGTACGCTGAGACGTGCATTGCCTACTGCAAGCCGGGGGAAGAAAAACCCGAAGACACCGCGCTGGGGCTCAAGAGCTTCACCGCCTACATCGACTCGTTCAGCGAAGCGTTCCTGGACGATGCAGTGGTCGACTACGCCACCGACCGCATGGGCGGCCAACTGACCATCAAGGCGCCGAACGCCAAGGTGCCGATGGTCAACGCCGACAGCCCGGTCAACGAGCGCATCAATTACTACCTGCAAACCGAAATCAACCCGGGGCTGGCCAGCCACGGCGGCCAGGTTTCGCTGATCGACGTAGTGGAAGACGGCATCGCCGTGCTCCAGTTCGGCGGCGGCTGCCAGGGCTGCGGCCAGGCTGACGTGACCCTTAGGGAAGGCATCGAGCGCACCTTGCTCGAACGCATTCCGGAGCTCAAGGGCGTGCGCGACGTGACCGACCACACGCAGAAAGAAAACGCCTACTACTGA
- the cobM gene encoding precorrin-4 C(11)-methyltransferase produces MTVYFIGAGPGDPELITVKGQRLIRSCAVIIYAGSLVPTAVLEGHHAEQVINSAELHLEQIIELIKTAHHKGQDVARVHSGDPSLYGAIGEQIRCLRELEIPFEIIPGVTATSACAALLGAELTLPDVSQSVILTRYADKTAMPAGEELSSLAQHGATMAIHLGVNHLEKIISELLPHYGADCPIAVIHRATWPDQDWVVGTLADIAAKVQAKGFRRTALILVGRVLGNDVFSESSLYRAGHAHLYRP; encoded by the coding sequence ATGACCGTTTACTTCATCGGCGCCGGCCCCGGCGACCCGGAACTCATCACCGTCAAAGGCCAGCGGCTGATCCGCAGTTGCGCGGTGATCATCTACGCCGGCTCTCTGGTGCCGACGGCCGTGCTTGAGGGCCATCACGCCGAACAGGTGATCAACAGCGCCGAGCTGCACCTGGAACAAATCATCGAGCTGATCAAAACCGCACACCACAAAGGCCAGGACGTGGCCCGGGTACACTCCGGCGACCCAAGCCTGTACGGCGCCATCGGCGAGCAGATTCGTTGCCTGCGGGAATTGGAGATCCCGTTCGAGATCATTCCGGGCGTGACCGCAACCTCAGCCTGCGCCGCCCTGCTGGGTGCGGAACTAACCTTGCCGGACGTGTCCCAAAGCGTGATTCTCACCCGTTACGCAGACAAAACCGCGATGCCTGCGGGTGAGGAACTGAGCAGCCTGGCACAGCACGGGGCGACCATGGCGATTCACCTGGGGGTCAATCATCTGGAGAAAATCATCAGCGAACTGCTGCCCCATTACGGCGCGGATTGCCCGATCGCCGTGATTCACCGGGCCACCTGGCCGGATCAGGATTGGGTCGTGGGCACCCTGGCCGATATCGCCGCCAAGGTACAGGCCAAGGGCTTTCGCCGAACGGCGCTGATTCTGGTGGGGCGTGTGCTGGGTAATGATGTGTTCAGCGAATCGTCGCTGTATCGCGCCGGGCATGCGCATCTCTACAGGCCCTGA
- a CDS encoding cobalamin biosynthesis protein, with protein sequence MNSGPILVVGLGCQRGCLASTLRALLDQALLAHGIALDQVRALASIDLKRDEPGLLELAEQLALPLTCFSAEQLADYRERLSHRSEIAFERTGCYGVAESAALALADKLGTTPATLLIPRLSGPMSTLALALAL encoded by the coding sequence ATGAACAGCGGGCCGATCCTGGTGGTCGGCCTCGGCTGCCAGCGCGGCTGCCTGGCCAGCACGTTACGGGCATTGCTCGATCAGGCGTTGCTGGCCCACGGTATTGCGCTTGATCAGGTGCGGGCCCTGGCCAGTATCGACCTCAAGCGTGACGAACCGGGCCTGCTGGAACTGGCCGAACAACTGGCGCTGCCGCTGACTTGCTTCAGCGCCGAGCAGTTGGCCGATTATCGGGAGCGGCTCAGTCACCGCTCCGAGATCGCTTTCGAACGCACGGGTTGCTACGGCGTCGCCGAAAGTGCCGCCCTGGCCCTGGCCGACAAGCTGGGCACGACGCCTGCAACGCTGCTGATTCCTCGCCTGAGCGGTCCCATGAGCACCTTGGCATTGGCGCTCGCCTTGTAA
- a CDS encoding CbtA family protein, whose translation MIKRIAQTAGFSGLLAALLLTLLQSFWVSPLILQAETYEKAPAAEVHEHANGAAHTHDAEAWEPEDGWQRVLSTTGGNLVVAVGFALMLAGLYTLRAPTRTSQGLLWGLAGYATFVLAPTLGLPPELPGTAAADLAQRQMWWIGTAASTAVGIALIAFGRHWLLKLLGVATLLVPHVIGAPQPEVHSMLAPEALESQFKIASQVTNVAFWLALGLISAWLFRRDGQAQHDA comes from the coding sequence ATGATCAAGCGTATCGCGCAGACCGCCGGTTTCAGCGGCTTGCTGGCCGCCCTGCTGCTGACCCTCCTGCAAAGTTTCTGGGTGTCGCCGCTGATTCTGCAAGCCGAAACCTATGAGAAAGCCCCGGCCGCCGAGGTTCATGAGCACGCCAATGGAGCCGCTCACACCCATGATGCCGAGGCCTGGGAACCGGAGGATGGCTGGCAGCGCGTGCTGTCTACCACCGGCGGTAACCTGGTGGTGGCGGTGGGTTTCGCCCTGATGCTGGCGGGCCTGTACACCTTGCGCGCACCGACTCGCACCTCCCAGGGCCTGCTTTGGGGCCTGGCCGGTTATGCCACTTTCGTTCTGGCGCCGACCCTCGGCCTGCCACCGGAACTGCCCGGCACCGCAGCAGCCGACCTGGCCCAGCGGCAGATGTGGTGGATTGGCACCGCAGCGTCCACGGCGGTGGGCATCGCCCTGATCGCCTTCGGCAGACATTGGCTGCTCAAGCTGCTGGGCGTGGCGACGTTGCTGGTGCCTCATGTCATCGGCGCACCGCAGCCGGAAGTTCACTCGATGCTGGCGCCCGAAGCGCTGGAAAGCCAATTCAAGATCGCCTCGCAAGTGACCAACGTCGCGTTCTGGCTGGCCCTCGGCCTGATCAGCGCCTGGCTGTTTCGCCGTGACGGTCAAGCCCAGCACGACGCATGA
- a CDS encoding CbtB domain-containing protein, translating into MSTISSTARTASSTTTLSQRLSAAIFASILGAGLVYFAGFSHIEAVHNAAHDTRHSAAFPCH; encoded by the coding sequence ATGTCGACCATCAGCAGCACCGCCCGCACCGCCAGCAGCACCACCACCTTGAGCCAACGCCTGAGCGCTGCGATCTTCGCCTCGATCCTGGGCGCCGGCCTGGTCTATTTCGCCGGTTTCTCCCACATCGAAGCCGTACACAACGCGGCCCACGACACCCGCCACAGCGCCGCCTTCCCGTGCCATTGA
- the cobW gene encoding cobalamin biosynthesis protein CobW — protein sequence MKTLAKLPVTIVTGFLGSGKTTLLRHMLDNAQGRRIAVIVNEFGELGIDGEILKQCSIGCTEEEANGRVYELANGCLCCTVQEEFFPVMRELVARRGDLDHILIETSGLALPKPLVQAFQWPEIRSACTVDAVITVVDSPAVAAGTFAAFPDQVDAQRKLDPNLDHESPLHELFADQLASADLVILNKADLISPEDLAKVRLEVAEELPPAVKVIEASSGRLPLEVLIGLGAGSEEHIDGRHSHHDHHHDGDEDDHDHDAFDSISIELPQADESLLLDALTQLVVQHGVLRVKGFAAIPNKPMRLLIQGVGTRFDKHFDRQWGADEARVTRLVLIGQALDAGLLEAQLRAALSA from the coding sequence ATGAAAACACTGGCCAAACTTCCCGTCACCATCGTCACCGGTTTCCTCGGCTCGGGTAAAACCACCTTGCTGCGGCACATGCTCGACAACGCCCAGGGCCGCCGCATCGCGGTGATCGTCAACGAGTTCGGCGAGCTGGGCATCGACGGCGAGATCCTCAAGCAGTGCTCCATCGGTTGCACCGAAGAAGAAGCCAACGGCCGCGTCTACGAACTGGCCAACGGTTGCCTGTGCTGCACGGTGCAGGAAGAGTTCTTCCCGGTGATGCGCGAGCTGGTGGCCCGACGTGGCGACCTCGACCACATCCTCATCGAAACCTCCGGCCTGGCCTTGCCCAAGCCGCTGGTCCAGGCCTTCCAATGGCCGGAAATCCGCAGCGCATGCACTGTCGATGCGGTGATTACCGTGGTCGACAGCCCAGCCGTGGCCGCCGGCACCTTCGCTGCCTTCCCTGACCAGGTCGATGCCCAGCGCAAACTCGACCCGAACCTGGACCACGAATCACCGCTGCACGAGCTGTTCGCCGATCAACTGGCCAGCGCCGACCTGGTGATCCTCAACAAAGCCGACCTGATCAGCCCGGAAGACCTGGCGAAAGTGCGCCTGGAAGTGGCCGAAGAGTTGCCGCCGGCGGTCAAGGTCATCGAAGCCAGCAGCGGTCGCCTGCCACTGGAGGTGTTGATCGGCCTGGGCGCTGGCTCCGAAGAACACATCGACGGCCGCCACAGTCATCACGATCATCACCATGACGGTGATGAAGACGACCACGATCACGACGCTTTCGATTCGATTTCCATCGAGTTGCCCCAGGCCGACGAGAGCCTGCTGCTGGACGCGCTGACGCAATTGGTGGTCCAGCACGGCGTGCTGCGGGTCAAGGGTTTCGCGGCGATCCCGAACAAGCCGATGCGCCTGCTGATCCAGGGTGTTGGCACGCGTTTCGACAAGCATTTCGACCGCCAGTGGGGCGCCGATGAAGCGCGGGTTACCCGTCTGGTGCTGATCGGCCAGGCGCTCGATGCCGGGCTGCTTGAAGCGCAGTTGCGCGCCGCCCTCAGCGCCTAA
- the cobN gene encoding cobaltochelatase subunit CobN: MHLLRTQPGGFVSDDNIADLGQTPAELVILCSGDSSLALLAEAAKQLPDDYPEFRLANPMQVQNHASVDLYFEDVLRHAKVILLSLHGGIGYWRYGIERLMELAGRGVKLILVPGDDRPDPELSDLSNVPLEGRDRLWQFLRQGGLGNALDLFHNLGSQWFGRDYPWREPQTLPRTAIYHPRKTSASLGDWQADWQADRPVAAVLFYRSHLQAANTAFIDVFCQRLQVAGLNPLPIAVASLKEPGCLAWVEDWLDEVEAGVILNTTGFAQSSPEAPHLRPFRRNIPVIQAICAQDNEPGWRASEQGLGPRDLAMHIALPELDGRIISRPISFKDLAWRSERSQSDVVCYRAVPERMDFVAELARRWTTLARLPNAEKRVALILANYPTRDGRIGNGVGLDTPAAALNILRAMQAEGYPLPAELPESGTALIQQLLGGVSNDLDSLDVRPCHQSLALDAYQAMFDALPEANRQAVLQRWGSPEKDPMFREGRLMVAGLRLGLTFVGIQPARGYQVDPSGVYHDPDLVPPHGYLAFYFWLRHTYGVHGVIHVGKHGNLEWLPGKGVGLSENCWPDALLGPLPNIYPFIVNDPGEGAQAKRRTQAVIIDHLMPPLTRAETYGPLRNLELLADEYYEAQLLDPRRARELQRDILNLVRETHIDRELQLDDDADAATWLPRLDTYLCDLKESQIRDGLHIFGESPSGRLRIDTLLALLRIPRGDGKGAQSSLLRALAKAFGLGFDPLDCALAEPWTGDCPEALRRTSAEPWRTAGDTRERLELFAAQLIEQALNGEVPQLDAPGWEVVSSIIASLRGVVAPRLDACGPAEMRGLLDALSGRFVPAGPSGAPSRGRLDVLPTGRNFFSVDVRNLPTTTAWRIGFQSANLILERHLQDHGDHLRQLGLSVWGTATMRTGGDDIAQAMALMGVRPVWATGSQRVDDFEILPLSLLDRPRVDVTLRVSGFFRDAFANLIRLFDAAVQAVAALDEPDDMNPLAAKVLSEREALLASGLEPEVAARQAGWRIFGAKPGAYGAGVQGAIDGRLWQSREDLAEVYLNWGGYAYGASDEGSAARDQFSRRLSQVQAVLQNQDNREHDLLDSNDYYQFQGGMLAAVETLSGAAAASYHGDHSQPDLPKIRTLKEELNRVIRSRAANPKWIDGVKRHGYKGAFELAATVDNLFAFDATTRLIDDHQYALLADAYLLDPDTRDFVRQHNPDALRDMTERMLEAQQRGMWQEPGEYRQALENLLLDIEEDS; the protein is encoded by the coding sequence ATGCACCTGCTCAGGACCCAGCCCGGCGGCTTTGTGTCGGATGACAACATTGCCGACCTGGGACAAACCCCCGCCGAACTGGTGATCCTGTGCAGCGGCGACTCCAGCCTGGCGCTGCTGGCCGAAGCCGCAAAGCAGTTGCCAGACGACTATCCGGAATTTCGCCTGGCCAACCCGATGCAGGTGCAAAACCACGCTTCGGTGGATCTGTACTTCGAAGACGTGCTGCGGCACGCCAAGGTCATCCTGTTGTCGCTGCACGGTGGCATTGGCTATTGGCGCTACGGCATCGAGCGCCTGATGGAGCTGGCCGGGCGCGGGGTGAAGCTGATCCTGGTGCCGGGGGACGATCGTCCGGACCCGGAGCTCAGCGACTTGAGCAACGTGCCTTTAGAGGGCCGCGACCGGCTCTGGCAGTTCTTGCGCCAGGGCGGGCTGGGCAATGCCCTGGACTTGTTTCACAACTTGGGCAGCCAATGGTTCGGCCGCGATTATCCCTGGCGTGAGCCGCAAACTCTGCCGCGCACGGCGATCTACCACCCTCGAAAAACCAGCGCCAGCCTCGGCGATTGGCAAGCCGACTGGCAGGCCGATCGACCGGTGGCGGCGGTGCTGTTCTATCGCTCCCACCTGCAAGCGGCGAACACCGCGTTCATCGACGTGTTCTGCCAGCGCCTGCAAGTGGCGGGGCTCAATCCACTGCCGATTGCCGTGGCCAGCCTCAAGGAGCCCGGTTGCCTGGCATGGGTGGAAGATTGGTTGGATGAGGTCGAAGCCGGGGTGATCCTCAATACCACCGGTTTCGCCCAATCCAGCCCCGAAGCGCCGCATCTGCGACCGTTTCGTCGCAACATCCCGGTGATCCAGGCGATCTGCGCCCAGGACAACGAACCCGGCTGGCGCGCCAGCGAGCAGGGCCTGGGCCCGCGGGACCTGGCGATGCACATTGCCTTGCCGGAACTGGACGGGCGGATCATCAGCCGGCCCATCAGTTTCAAGGACCTGGCCTGGCGCAGCGAGCGCAGCCAGAGCGATGTGGTCTGTTACCGGGCCGTGCCCGAACGCATGGATTTTGTCGCCGAACTGGCCCGGCGCTGGACCACCCTGGCGCGCCTGCCCAACGCCGAAAAGCGCGTGGCGCTGATCCTCGCCAACTACCCGACCCGGGACGGGCGAATCGGCAATGGGGTCGGCCTGGACACCCCGGCGGCGGCGCTGAATATCCTGCGGGCCATGCAGGCCGAGGGTTATCCGCTGCCGGCCGAACTGCCTGAGAGCGGTACTGCGCTGATTCAGCAATTGCTCGGCGGGGTCAGCAACGACCTGGACAGCCTCGACGTGCGACCCTGTCACCAAAGCCTGGCCCTCGACGCTTACCAGGCCATGTTCGACGCATTGCCCGAGGCCAATCGCCAGGCAGTGCTGCAGCGTTGGGGCTCGCCCGAGAAAGACCCAATGTTCCGCGAAGGGCGCCTGATGGTCGCCGGCCTGCGCCTGGGCCTGACCTTCGTCGGTATCCAGCCGGCCCGTGGTTATCAAGTCGATCCGAGTGGGGTCTACCACGACCCGGACCTGGTGCCGCCCCACGGCTATCTGGCGTTTTATTTCTGGTTGCGCCACACCTACGGCGTCCACGGGGTGATCCACGTCGGCAAGCACGGCAACCTCGAATGGCTGCCGGGCAAGGGCGTCGGGCTCTCGGAGAATTGCTGGCCCGATGCGCTGCTGGGGCCGCTGCCGAATATCTATCCGTTCATCGTCAACGACCCTGGGGAGGGCGCCCAGGCCAAGCGTCGGACCCAGGCGGTGATCATCGACCACTTGATGCCACCGCTGACCCGGGCCGAAACCTACGGACCGCTGCGTAACCTAGAGTTGTTGGCCGACGAATATTACGAGGCGCAATTGCTCGACCCGCGCCGCGCCCGGGAACTGCAGCGGGACATTCTCAACCTGGTGCGCGAGACGCACATCGACCGCGAGTTGCAACTGGACGACGACGCTGACGCTGCAACTTGGCTGCCGCGGCTGGACACCTATCTGTGTGATTTGAAGGAGTCGCAGATTCGCGATGGCCTGCACATTTTTGGCGAGTCGCCCAGCGGACGGCTGCGTATCGACACCTTGCTGGCGTTGCTGCGCATTCCCCGTGGCGATGGCAAGGGCGCGCAGTCGAGCCTGCTGCGGGCGCTGGCCAAGGCGTTCGGGCTGGGTTTCGATCCGCTGGATTGTGCCTTGGCCGAGCCTTGGACTGGCGACTGTCCCGAGGCGTTGCGCCGGACCAGCGCCGAACCTTGGCGAACCGCTGGCGATACCCGCGAGCGCCTGGAGTTGTTTGCTGCGCAGTTGATCGAGCAAGCGCTAAACGGTGAAGTGCCGCAACTCGACGCACCGGGCTGGGAGGTGGTGAGCAGCATCATCGCGAGCCTGCGCGGCGTCGTGGCCCCGCGCCTGGACGCCTGCGGCCCGGCGGAAATGCGCGGCTTGCTCGATGCCTTGAGCGGGCGCTTCGTGCCGGCCGGCCCCAGCGGCGCGCCGAGTCGAGGACGCCTGGATGTGTTGCCCACCGGGCGCAATTTCTTCTCGGTGGATGTGCGCAACCTGCCGACCACCACGGCGTGGCGCATCGGTTTCCAGTCGGCGAACCTGATTCTTGAACGGCATTTGCAGGACCACGGCGATCACCTGCGTCAGCTCGGCCTGTCGGTGTGGGGCACCGCGACCATGCGCACCGGTGGCGACGACATCGCCCAGGCCATGGCGCTGATGGGTGTGCGCCCGGTGTGGGCCACGGGCAGCCAGCGGGTCGATGATTTCGAGATTCTGCCCTTGAGCCTGCTGGACCGGCCTCGGGTCGATGTCACGCTGCGGGTCTCCGGGTTCTTCCGTGACGCCTTCGCCAACCTGATCCGCCTGTTCGATGCGGCGGTGCAGGCGGTTGCTGCCCTTGATGAGCCGGACGACATGAACCCCTTGGCGGCCAAGGTGCTTAGCGAGCGCGAAGCCTTGCTGGCGTCGGGCCTTGAGCCGGAGGTTGCGGCCCGACAGGCCGGCTGGCGGATCTTCGGCGCCAAACCCGGTGCCTATGGCGCCGGCGTGCAGGGCGCGATTGATGGTCGCTTGTGGCAGAGCCGCGAGGATTTGGCCGAGGTGTACCTGAACTGGGGCGGCTACGCTTACGGCGCCAGCGATGAAGGCAGCGCCGCCCGCGATCAGTTCTCCCGGCGCTTGAGCCAGGTGCAAGCGGTGTTGCAGAACCAGGACAACCGCGAGCACGACCTGCTCGATTCCAACGATTACTACCAGTTTCAGGGCGGTATGCTGGCGGCGGTAGAGACCCTCAGCGGTGCGGCAGCGGCCAGTTACCATGGCGATCACAGCCAGCCGGATCTGCCGAAGATCCGCACCTTGAAAGAAGAGCTCAACCGCGTCATCCGTTCCCGCGCGGCGAATCCGAAGTGGATCGACGGGGTCAAGCGTCACGGCTATAAAGGCGCGTTCGAACTGGCGGCGACAGTGGACAACCTGTTCGCGTTCGACGCCACCACCCGGTTGATCGACGATCACCAATACGCTTTGCTGGCTGATGCGTACCTGCTCGACCCGGACACCCGGGATTTCGTCCGCCAGCACAACCCCGACGCCCTGCGGGACATGACCGAGCGCATGCTCGAAGCGCAGCAGCGCGGAATGTGGCAGGAGCCGGGCGAGTATCGCCAGGCCCTGGAGAATTTGTTGTTGGACATAGAAGAAGACAGCTGA
- a CDS encoding ATP-binding protein, translated as MTDTPHFPLSAVVGADDLKLALCLAAIDPKIGGVLIEGPRGMAKSTLARGLADLLASGQFVTLPLGATEERLVGTLDLDAALGEGRAQFSPGVLAKADGGVLYVDEVNLLPDHLVDLLLDVAASGTNLIERDGISHRHPARFVLIGTMNPEEGELRPQLLDRFGLNVALDGHTAPAERGQIIRRRLDFDNDPVRFCAEWEMAQQQLRERCQEARNRLAAIALDDAALAQITERCFAAGVDGLRADLVWLRAARAHAAWRGAQAIAAEDIDAVAEFALRHRRRGHSAPTPSQAPQTPANATAQPNEGQGQWGDLPAQALPTGARREVPSWPKKP; from the coding sequence ATGACCGACACCCCCCATTTCCCGCTCTCCGCCGTGGTCGGCGCCGATGACTTGAAACTCGCCCTGTGCCTGGCCGCCATCGATCCGAAAATCGGCGGCGTGCTGATCGAAGGTCCGCGGGGCATGGCCAAGTCCACGTTGGCCCGGGGCCTGGCGGATCTGCTGGCCAGTGGTCAGTTCGTCACCTTGCCCCTCGGTGCCACCGAAGAGCGGCTGGTGGGGACTCTCGATCTGGACGCAGCTTTGGGAGAAGGGCGTGCGCAGTTCTCCCCGGGCGTGCTGGCCAAGGCCGACGGCGGCGTGTTGTACGTCGATGAAGTGAACCTGCTGCCCGATCATCTGGTGGACCTGCTGCTCGATGTGGCCGCCAGCGGCACCAACCTGATCGAGCGCGACGGCATTTCCCACCGGCACCCGGCGCGTTTTGTGTTGATCGGCACCATGAACCCGGAAGAAGGCGAACTGCGTCCGCAGTTGCTTGACCGTTTCGGCCTGAACGTGGCCCTCGACGGTCACACCGCCCCCGCCGAGCGCGGGCAGATCATTCGACGCCGGTTGGATTTCGACAATGACCCGGTGCGGTTCTGCGCAGAGTGGGAGATGGCCCAGCAGCAACTGCGCGAACGTTGCCAGGAGGCGCGCAACCGCTTGGCCGCGATTGCCCTGGATGATGCGGCACTGGCGCAGATTACCGAACGCTGTTTTGCCGCCGGGGTCGATGGCTTGCGCGCCGATCTGGTCTGGCTAAGGGCAGCCCGGGCCCATGCCGCCTGGCGTGGGGCGCAGGCTATCGCCGCTGAAGACATCGATGCAGTCGCCGAGTTTGCCTTGCGTCACCGTCGACGTGGGCATTCGGCACCGACACCGTCCCAGGCGCCGCAAACACCTGCAAATGCAACGGCTCAGCCCAACGAAGGCCAGGGCCAGTGGGGTGATTTGCCGGCCCAGGCATTGCCCACGGGGGCCCGGCGTGAAGTGCCGAGCTGGCCAAAAAAGCCCTAG